A window of Miscanthus floridulus cultivar M001 chromosome 12, ASM1932011v1, whole genome shotgun sequence genomic DNA:
aagcaggaccaacccaccactctcctgtcaaggagtccaggttcccatccaaacttagactacaaacccccactcctaagtctcggactcagtgcggtgcttagacctctaccatccctcctccaatcagtcggtccagaaagagccgaaacccacgataagagagcaatgagtctttccgctcccataagcaaatatgtgctcaggataataagtctgtgacctggatagaatccaatgcaacgaccgatccttaatcgacacaggcgggacAAATGCAACCAGAGCCTCACTCGGTtacctaaccaagtccaaatccaaatcaAAGTATGGTCCCTCCCagtctccaattattatccacatatattccatgtgatagtaacatgataatagtaacaataatatatttcctatctctcgtgagtgacaggcaatcactcgacttctaccggagtgcTGTAGCATAATAATCTACACGaacctgtcatactagtaaaacttataggataaggatatatatatacaagtgggtttcattcaactccttaaacttaatgcacaagcataaaataaagtatagaataatagaggttatgcaccggagcttgtctgggtaagatataaccaagttagctttcatcttggtggcatgatcatcaagtTACCATCTGCTTCCGCTACTCCCGATGAATCCACgatccaacatcgctcctatcatgaaatacgtggatgcaacgcagggacgtaaataatcaacgacatccGCAACTCTAAAATATAATTACGtctcgcaagctaacgagctagctctgacGACTAACATACTAGACCACGTATCCAAGTTGTCGAACTAGGCGCTAATTTCCCACAATGTTCTAGTTATAAAATCCCTAGGTGTTTCGACCTTTTATTGATTTAAACATATATTTCTGAACTAGgtctcatttagctaccttagcaaactaattattatggagctacaaaaattacagtgatcaCCTAATAAAGCTagaaatctactgtaaaaattttaggaccagtactactaccaattcatcacaataattcctacaagttcaagttttacccattttaagtgcttcaaattaattagtctactcttgaaaattctatgaaactaagtgaacaaaatacattagcagataggtcatgattttagaaacctaataaaattggtttcataatttttggacacctacatgattttatatgatttactaaAAATCAGCACAGAAATATAATTAGAAAACCATTTAACTAATTTGCTTATAAAGAAAAGGCGACGAGCCCAGTGCGGCCCACCGCGCGGACGCGGCCCACACGAGCCGGCCCACGATAGGGGCAGCCCGTGCGCGttggcactcttgcaaaaacaTCCTCGTGTTACCAGTCATTAGCGCGAGCACTATGCGTACTATTCTTATAGACAATGACTTTGCAAGGAAGCCCTCGCATTCTCTCGTCTTCGCATCGGAGAGGTCCCCGATGCCTCCGTGCTCGTCGGTGCGACACTGGCCGGTACTGAGCTGCTACGTTGGCCAACTAGGACCCGCGTAGACCTAGCTAGGGGGTCGACCCTTACCTACGGGCTGACGCACAACTCCGGGCAGCGGTAGGACAAGTCGAGATGCAGTAGGATGGCCTTTCCATGACGACGGGCACCCTGCGGCGGCGGCAACCATGTTCTGATGAGCCTTGGCATAAAAGAGGTGATAGAAATAGTGGGTGAGAATCAGCGACTCACCACGCACCTACCCGTGGTGATGGCTTGGCCGGAGACGCCCCGAGCAAGCTTGTTCGTGTGCGCGCGGCAAGCGTGACAGGGGGCTGCGGTTGCACGGCCGCGTCAGCGCCGCGAGGGCAGCTGTAGGGGTACGGCTTAGGTGCGCATAGCGAGAAGGGGTGCAAGGCGGGTCGGGTGGTGCAACTAGTTTGGCTTGAGGCGATGAGCTGGTGGCTGCCTACGGTGGTGGCGGGCTAGGTCTTAATGGTGCTGTGGCGGGGCCAAAACTCCAAAATTAGAGCTCGGTCAGGCGccattcaaggcggggtggggacgATCGACTAGAGGACTTGATGGCGGCGCTAGAGACACGACGCCATGACCCGAGATGACTCCTCCCAGCCGTATTAACTCACGCAGCTCAGTCGGCCATGGCGGGGTGAGCAGAGAGAGAACAGGAGCTCGACGTGACCGGCCTTGGCAGGATGCATCCGTCGCGATCCGGCCGACCTGCACGTCGCCACTACGGACAACACACGCACGCCACTGACCGGCACTGCCTGCGGGGCTGCTGCACCATGAATGGCAAAGCGATGGTGCGGGCAGCAGAGGAGGGGCAAGCCCTCGTGCGCATAGCAAGGGGACGAGCACATCACGGCGCAGTATCAGCAATGGCGGCATCACAACAGAGCGGTAGGGACAGCGGAGCAGCAGTGGCTAGCGGCCCGCAGCACAACGCGGCGAGTGACAACGACACAGCGCGACAGTGGGACGGGATGTCTGCGCGGCAAGGCGGCCAAGGCACCGGGTCGACGGTGGCAGCAGCACCGCACGGCAAGCCCAGACGGTCACCTATGGCTGGCCAGGACGGGGCAGTTGCGGCCGACCACACGCGACAGTGCAAGAGCGCGCATCCGAGCCCAACGACACCGAGGCTCCGCGCGATGGTGACCACGCACACTCGGCCAGGCAACCGAAGCAAgtgtcgtgcacgaattttaaagcattcAAAACGTTTAAACCATTGATCCAATCccaaaccacttttgctataccATAGGCCCTATTTGAATGGTATGGTTCTGGatgaatttggatggtttggaggaattctggaggaatttgtgagagtaaaacactgttccggatgaaaaaagaagcggatcaagccgggtttaaggacaCGCGATATATTagactactaaaacaagccataatactaccctactccttaacccaatttctcTATAAAAATTGCTTAACATCACAATGCCTAACCTTTCAAAAGTTCATGAAAATTTCTAAATGTTAAAtgaatttctatttctatttgcaCATTTAAGCTATTGAATATAGTACTTAACAACGTTATCTCTCAataccaagtatttcattgtcatctacaaatctcacatttcaaactttattaaggtgtcacatacatgttctatagtatttttgttcaataaaaattagttttaaaaccctaagtaatataacatgactattgaatcaacttttatTTCGTATTTTTGTCGATCGTTtcgagttatagaaattgataTACACACTTTATTACGTGCATTAAcccataaatatgatgctcatgacatgttttaggaaATGATTTTCGGTCAGGTTGATCGGCTCTATTGCTCTGTATGCAACCGAGGACAGATCAGACCCTGGCATTGCTGCAGCCGTGATTGCAAGAAGTGCCGGCGTAGGAGAGAACTACAAGAAGCTCTGCACTTGTGATGGTGTCACCATTTGGGAATCAAGCTAAACCTGATACCAGCGAACTTTCCATACTATTTGCTTCAGTATGTTGTACACACATTAATGTAGAAACAATCAAACTGGCAACTGAACATTTGGAATAATAAGCATGAATACATTGAGGAATAAAGGCTGTTCTCATGTGGAGCTTTGACAGTATTTTTGCGTCGGTTAGTGGACCTGTTCTGCTGCGGCCGCTGCGACACAACAGATCTCTGGCTTGATTACCCAGGCCCAGAGGTTCCTGCTCCATTGCTTGCTTGACTAAACGCACAGtacacaaacgaagtcacattggTGGCAGCCATGTGAGGACGAGGGGGCTCCGGACGATGTGGACGCCGTCGCTCCAGGACAGCGCTCCAAACTCCGGTGTCTTCTGGGCAGCCTTGGTTGTCATCGTCACCTTGTAGGTCAGCTTCTGATTCGAGCTTGTGAAATGCAGGGTGCTTGGTTCGACGACAATGTCTGCGCCTTTGAACTCTGTAACCTTGACATGGTAAGTCGAAGATGGCGGACCGACGTTCGTCACGGTGCGACGCACCGTCAGCGCAGCAGATGGCTGCTCCGCGAAGACCGCGGAGATGGCCGGATAATTCAAGTCACCCGGCGAGCTGAAGGTGTGCTTGCATGTCTTGTTCGAGTTCTTGGTGAAGGACCTAAGCTGCAACGGCGTCAGGTTCTCCACGCAGAGGAACTCCAGGTAGTCGTCCTGGCCGATGTCGTAGACCAGGCCAGGGTTCAGAGCACGCAGCGGGTGTATGTGCCCAGCTCCGTGATCGAACGGCGTGGACGCTTTGCCGGTGGCTGCGTCCTTCAGCGACCGGTACGTGTTGTCGTGGACGTACGCGGTGGTCATCAGCGCGGATTTGATCTTCGCGGGGCTCCAGTCCGGGTGGCTGGCCTTGATCAGCGCAGCCACGCCGGCGACGTGCGGGCACGACATGGACGTCCCCGACAGGATGTTGAACCCGACCCGCCGTCGGTCGCTGGACAAGCTCGACGGGCTGGCGTCGCCGCTCCATGCTGCCAAGATGTTCACGCCGGGCGCGATGACATCCGGCTTGAGGATCTCGAGGGTCAGGAAGTTCGGTCCCCGGGACGAGAACGCGGCGACGACTGGCGATGGGCGGATCCCGAGCTTCGTCCCGTCGAAGCTGAGCGTCGCGGTTGGTTTTGGGGCGGTTTTGCTGTACTTCTTGGCGGCAATGCCTTCAGACTGCCCAACGGCCACCGCAGGCAGGAGGTGGCTGTCGGCGACAAGCTCCTCGCCGTTTGCCGGTGTGTTGGCGAGTATCATGCCCATGCCACCGGCGTTCTTGACAACCTGACCCTTCTGCACCCGAGGACTAATGCCGCGGTCGCAAATCACAATCTTTCCAGCGACTTCGTGGGGCTGGAGTGTACCCTCCAGGCAGAGGGACCTGGGGTCAGGGATGCTCGAGTTGCCGCCCATGTAGACTAACGGATACTGCTCCTTGGTTGAAAGATTTCGCCGGCCTTTGTAGAGTGAAACGCCGGTGATGTTTGCGCCGTTGCCGAGCGTCACCGTGGCCGGGAAGTCCCGGTCCATGGTGCTCGCGCCCACCGTGGTTATCCACGGCGACAGGTTGGTGAGGCTTATGGGGTCCGGGCCGGCGTTGCCGCCTGAGCAGGCGACGAACACGCCCATCTGCATGGCACCGAACGACGCGATTGCCAAGCTGTCGCGGAAGTAGGGGGACGAGCCGCCGCCTAGGGAGATGGAGAGCACGTCGACGCCGTCCGCCACGGCGCGGTCGACGGCCGCCAGGATGTCGGAGCTGAAGCAGCCCCCCGCCCAGCACACCTTGTACGCCGCGACGCGGGCGCGGGGCGCCATGCCCCGGGCGACACCGCTGGCGTAGCCGAAGAGGCTGGCGTCCGGCACGGGCGCGCCCGCGGCGGTGGCCGCGGTGTGCGTGCCGTGGCCGTCCTGGTCCCGCGGAGACTTGAGCTCGGCCGTCTCGTTGATGGGGCCCGACGAGGCCTCGTAGCCGTTGTAGAAGATGCGCGCGCCGATGATCTTGGGGTTGCAGTCGGCTACGGTGAAACCGCGGCCGGTCTGGCACAGGCCCTTCCACTTGGCCGGCACAGGGCCGAGGCCCTTGTCGCTAAAGCTGGGGCTCTCGGGCCAGATGCCGGTATCGAGCACGCCGACGACGACGTCGTGGTCGACCAGGCCGGCGGACCATATGCTGTTGCTGATCTCCGGGCTGATGCCCAG
This region includes:
- the LOC136497767 gene encoding subtilisin-like protease SBT1.3 — translated: MDFGGIRWRKALPLCLALVALQACLPAHAAAPKTYIVQMAASEMPSSFDFRHEWYASTVKTVSSVQLEGDADDPYARIVYNYETAFHGFAAKLDEDEAERMAEADGVLTVLPETFLQLHTTRSPDFLGISPEISNSIWSAGLVDHDVVVGVLDTGIWPESPSFSDKGLGPVPAKWKGLCQTGRGFTVADCNPKIIGARIFYNGYEASSGPINETAELKSPRDQDGHGTHTAATAAGAPVPDASLFGYASGVARGMAPRARVAAYKVCWAGGCFSSDILAAVDRAVADGVDVLSISLGGGSSPYFRDSLAIASFGAMQMGVFVACSGGNAGPDPISLTNLSPWITTVGASTMDRDFPATVTLGNGANITGVSLYKGRRNLSTKEQYPLVYMGGNSSIPDPRSLCLEGTLQPHEVAGKIVICDRGISPRVQKGQVVKNAGGMGMILANTPANGEELVADSHLLPAVAVGQSEGIAAKKYSKTAPKPTATLSFDGTKLGIRPSPVVAAFSSRGPNFLTLEILKPDVIAPGVNILAAWSGDASPSSLSSDRRRVGFNILSGTSMSCPHVAGVAALIKASHPDWSPAKIKSALMTTAYVHDNTYRSLKDAATGKASTPFDHGAGHIHPLRALNPGLVYDIGQDDYLEFLCVENLTPLQLRSFTKNSNKTCKHTFSSPGDLNYPAISAVFAEQPSAALTVRRTVTNVGPPSSTYHVKVTEFKGADIVVEPSTLHFTSSNQKLTYKVTMTTKAAQKTPEFGALSWSDGVHIVRSPLVLTWLPPM